The Thunnus thynnus chromosome 22, fThuThy2.1, whole genome shotgun sequence genome includes a window with the following:
- the lrch4 gene encoding leucine-rich repeat and calponin homology domain-containing protein 4 isoform X1: MAAGDGAQLPATVAASRSVEKALEEAAASGALNLSNRKLKEFPRSAKNYDLSDITHADLSKNRLCELPEELCQFISLETLSLYHNGMRSLSSNLANLQALTYLNLSRNLLSSLPPSVFQLPLLRVLIVSNNKLSSLPASISSLTHLRQLDVSCNELQRLPAELGQLECLRDLNLRRNQLTTLPEEISELPLVRLDVSCNRISHVPLCYRHLRHLQSISLDNNPLQMPPAQICSKGKYHIFKYLNMEACKRSQDELERHLRPTGFNSCLSDQELFTGQFGGLDSGFNSVDSGSKRWSGNESADDFSERSLRMAEVSRDQRNLEEEEEEDGSPLEANKVNGEAEQVDFIDSSVTEEEEEDPHTPTLTAPPLEQKERSSPSQTQDPPVCRSTLHVEVAPPSSASTSPLSPSSPTLEERKRPGTLSIWQERERLQQQREKTSFLKSSTKTGSHVASAPQTGSSSGGASPENSNSHCGLRQRCASADQMSVVPPSTFLHRSSSRTDVPSSPKTSPPPGQANQRPNSFLFRASSRSNVKPAVFTLGESGRSESRTTLRSPKEERPDIMQLRKTLESRLKITLPEDLGEALCNGTILCQLVNQIRPRTVSIIHIPSPAVPKLSVSKCRLNVENFIAACRKLGVPETDVCVCSDVLLCKLPAVLRCVTALLAVEWGDTAEEKSPRHSSPSSSSSFSSLLSTDFLLFYCVAMALLYVLYCYLLT, encoded by the exons atctGTCTAAGAACCGTCTGTGTGAGCTGCCGGAGGAGCTCTGTCAGTTCATCTCTCTGGAGACGTTGAGCCTTTACCACAATGGGATGCGTTCACTGTCCTCCAACCTGGCCAACCTCCAGGCCCTCACCTACCTCAACCTCAG TCGTAATCTTCTATCCAGTTTACCCCCGTCGGTGTTTCAGCTTCCCCTCCTGCGAGTGCTCATTGTCAGCAACAACAAGCTGTCTTCACTGCCCGCCTCCATATCCTCCCTCACACACCTCCGACAGCTG gaTGTAAGCTGTAATGAGCTGCAGCGTTTGCCTGCAGAACTCGGCCAGTTAGAGTGTCTGAGGGACTTAAACCTGAGGAGAAACCAGCTTACCACGTTGCCTGAAG AAATCTCCGAGCTCCCTCTAGTCCGCCTCGATGTGTCCTGCAATCGGATTTCCCACGTGCCCTTGTGCTACCGCCACCTCCGGCATCTCCAGAGCATCTCGCTGGACAACAACCCACTGCAAATGCCGCCTGCGCAGATCTGCTCCAAGGGCAAATACCACATCTTCAAGTACCTCAACATGGAGGCCTGCAAGAGGAGCCAGGACGAGCTGGAGAGACACCTGAGACCCACCGGCTTCAACAgctg TCTGTCGGACCAGGAGCTGTTCACAGGTCAGTTCGGAGGGCTGGACTCTGGTTTCAACAGTGTAGACAGCGGCAGTAAACGATGGTCTGGGAATGAG TCAGCAGATGACTTCTCAGAGCGTTCTCTTCGCATGGCTGAGGTCAGCAGAGACCAGAGgaacctggaggaggaggaagaggaggatggatCTCCTCTGGAAGCTAACAAAG TGAATGGAGAGGCTGAGCAGGTGGACTTCATTGACAGCAgtgtgacagaggaagaggaggaggatccACACACACCTACCCTCACAGCACCTCCTCTG GAGCAGAAAGAGAGATCTTCGCCCTCCCAAACCCAGGACCCACCAGTATGCCG gtcCACGCTCCATGTGGAGGTGGCTCCCCCTTCATCAGCCTCAACGTCTCCGCTGTCCCCCTCCAGCCCCACCCTGGAGGAGCGCAAGAGGCCGGGCACCCTGTCAATCTGGCAGGAGAGAGAacgtctgcagcagcagagagagaagaccAG ttttctgaagTCATCGACCAAAACAGGAAGTCATGTGGCCTCTGCaccacagacaggaagtagctcaGG TGGTGCATCACCAGAGAACAGTAATTCCCACTGTGGCCTGCGGCAGAGATGTGCA aGTGCTGATCAGATGAGTGTTGTGCCTCCTTCAACATTTCTGCACCGCTCCAGCAGCAGAACAG ATGTCCCGTCCTCCCCAAAGACGTCCCCTCCACCTGGTCAGGCCAaccagagacccaacagtttcCTATTCCGGGCCTCCTCCCGTAGCAACGTCAAACCTGCAG TTTTCACTCTAGGTGAGTCTGGCAGAAGTGAGTCTCGCACGACGCTGCGTTCTCCTAAAGAGGAAAGACCAGACATCATGCAGCTACGCAAG ACTCTGGAGTCTCGGCTGAAGATCACTCTACCAGAGGATCTGGGTGAGGCTTTATGCAACGGCACCATCCTCTGCCAGCTGGTCAATCAGATTCGACCGCGCACCGTGTCAATTATCCACATTCCCTCCCCAGCAGTG CCAAAACTGAGCGTATCAAAGTGTCGACTCAACGTGGAAAACTTCATTGCTGCTTGTCGCAAGCTGGGAGTCCCTGAG acggacgtgtgtgtgtgctctgatGTGCTTCTGTGTAAGCTACCCGCTGTGCTGCGCTGCGTGACAGCCCTTCTGGCCGTGGAGTGGGGGGACACGGCGGAGGAAAAGTCCCCCCGCCACTCCTCACCTTCGTCTTCATCGTCCTTCTCCTCGCTGCTGTCCACAGATTTCCTGCTCTTCTACTGTGTGGCCATGGCCCTGCTCTACGTCCTCTACTGCTACCTGCTCACCTAG